One region of Neisseria mucosa genomic DNA includes:
- a CDS encoding aspartate carbamoyltransferase encodes MPNPLYRQHVISISDLTTEQLELLLQTALKLKADPRDDLLEGKLIGSCFFEPSTRTRLSFETAVQRLGGKVIGFSDGANTSAKKGETLADTARIISSYTDAIIQRHPKDGAARVSAEFSKVPVINAGDGTNQHPSQTLLDLVTIYETQGRLNKLKIAMAGDLKYGRTVHSLCQALKRWDCEFAFVSPPSLAMPEYITEELETAGCRYQILPDLEAAVEWADILYMTRVQRERFDEQEFAKIQGKFNLNAAMLANARPNLRVLHPLPRVDEIHPDVDATPHAYYFEQATNGVYARMAILSLVLNEEV; translated from the coding sequence ATGCCCAACCCGCTTTACCGACAACACGTCATCTCCATTTCCGACCTGACGACCGAACAGCTCGAGCTGCTCCTGCAAACCGCCCTCAAACTCAAAGCCGACCCGCGCGACGACCTGCTCGAAGGCAAACTCATCGGCTCATGCTTTTTCGAACCCTCCACCCGCACGCGCCTGTCGTTTGAAACCGCCGTACAACGCTTAGGCGGCAAAGTCATCGGCTTTTCCGACGGCGCCAACACCAGCGCGAAAAAAGGCGAAACCCTCGCCGACACCGCCCGCATCATCTCCAGCTACACCGACGCCATCATCCAACGCCACCCCAAAGACGGCGCGGCGCGCGTGTCCGCCGAGTTTTCCAAAGTCCCCGTCATCAACGCCGGCGACGGCACCAACCAACACCCCAGCCAAACCCTGCTCGACCTCGTGACCATCTACGAAACCCAAGGTCGTCTGAACAAGCTCAAAATCGCCATGGCGGGCGACCTCAAATACGGCCGCACCGTCCATTCCCTCTGCCAAGCCCTCAAACGCTGGGACTGCGAATTCGCCTTCGTCTCCCCGCCCAGCCTCGCCATGCCCGAATACATCACCGAAGAACTCGAAACCGCAGGCTGCCGCTACCAAATCCTGCCCGACCTCGAAGCCGCCGTCGAATGGGCGGACATCCTATACATGACCCGCGTCCAACGCGAACGCTTCGACGAACAAGAGTTCGCCAAAATCCAAGGCAAATTCAACCTCAACGCCGCCATGCTCGCCAACGCCCGCCCCAACCTGCGCGTGCTGCACCCCCTGCCGCGCGTTGACGAAATCCACCCCGACGTCGATGCCACGCCGCACGCCTACTATTTCGAGCAGGCGACCAATGGCGTTTACGCCCGCATGGCGATTTTATCGCTGGTGTTGAACGAAGAAGTATAA
- a CDS encoding aspartate carbamoyltransferase regulatory subunit, giving the protein METPKLSVEAIEKGTVIDHIPAGKGLIILRQFKLLHYGSAVTVGFNLPSKTQGSKDIIKITGVWLDDNAANRLALFAPEAVVNTIDHFKVINKRRLTLPEEIAEVFRCPNTNCASHGEPVKSRFYVRKQSGQTKLKCHYCEKTFSRDSVTEA; this is encoded by the coding sequence ATGGAAACCCCCAAACTCAGCGTCGAAGCCATCGAAAAAGGCACCGTCATCGATCACATCCCCGCCGGCAAAGGCCTGATTATCCTGCGCCAATTCAAACTGCTGCACTACGGCAGCGCCGTCACCGTCGGCTTCAACCTGCCCAGCAAAACCCAAGGCAGCAAAGACATCATCAAAATCACCGGCGTCTGGCTGGACGACAACGCCGCCAACCGCCTCGCCCTCTTCGCCCCCGAAGCCGTCGTCAACACCATCGACCACTTCAAAGTCATCAACAAACGCCGGCTCACCCTGCCCGAAGAAATCGCCGAAGTGTTCCGCTGCCCAAACACCAACTGCGCCAGCCACGGCGAGCCGGTGAAAAGCCGCTTCTACGTCCGCAAACAAAGCGGACAGACCAAGCTCAAATGCCACTACTGCGAAAAAACCTTCAGCCGTGATTCTGTGACGGAGGCTTAG
- a CDS encoding peptide chain release factor 2 translates to MEAEVINQLNNTLNDLEKRSEDIRVYMDYQGKKDRLEEVIGLSEDPELWNDPKRAQEIGKERKILEGIVLTLDNIASGIEDNRMLIEMAVEENDEEGFAAVQEDVAGLEKQMADLEFKRMFNQPADPNNCFIDITAGAGGTEAEDWAGMLFRMYSRYAERKGFKIEILEEDDGEIAGINRATIRVEGEYAYGLLRTETGVHRLVRYSPFDSNNKRHTSFSSVFVYPEIDDSIEIEINPADLRIDTYRASGAGGQHINKTDSAVRITHEPTGIVVQCQNDRSQHANKAAAMEMLKSKLYELEMRKRNEEKQALEEGKSDVGWGSQIRSYVLDSSRIKDLRTGYEVGNTKAVLDGDLDGFIEASLKQGV, encoded by the coding sequence ATGGAAGCCGAAGTAATCAACCAGCTCAACAACACCCTGAACGATTTGGAAAAGCGCAGCGAAGACATCCGCGTCTATATGGACTATCAGGGCAAGAAAGACCGATTGGAAGAAGTCATCGGCCTTTCCGAAGACCCTGAGCTGTGGAACGACCCGAAACGCGCCCAAGAAATCGGCAAAGAGCGCAAAATCCTCGAAGGCATCGTGTTGACGCTCGACAACATCGCGTCGGGCATCGAAGACAACCGAATGCTGATTGAAATGGCTGTTGAAGAAAACGACGAAGAAGGTTTCGCCGCCGTGCAGGAAGACGTGGCGGGACTGGAAAAACAGATGGCGGATTTGGAGTTCAAACGGATGTTCAACCAGCCCGCCGACCCGAACAACTGCTTTATCGACATCACCGCAGGCGCGGGCGGTACGGAAGCGGAAGACTGGGCGGGCATGCTGTTCCGTATGTACAGCCGCTACGCCGAACGCAAAGGCTTCAAAATCGAAATCCTCGAAGAAGACGACGGCGAAATCGCGGGCATCAACCGCGCCACCATCCGCGTGGAGGGCGAATACGCCTACGGTTTGCTGCGCACGGAAACCGGCGTTCACCGCTTGGTGCGCTACTCGCCGTTTGACTCGAACAACAAACGCCATACGTCGTTCTCATCCGTGTTCGTGTACCCCGAAATCGACGATTCCATCGAAATCGAAATCAACCCCGCCGATTTGCGCATCGACACCTATCGCGCATCGGGCGCGGGCGGCCAGCACATCAACAAAACCGACTCCGCCGTGCGTATTACCCACGAGCCGACGGGGATTGTGGTGCAGTGTCAAAACGACCGTTCGCAACACGCCAACAAAGCCGCTGCGATGGAAATGCTGAAATCCAAACTGTATGAATTGGAAATGCGCAAACGCAACGAAGAGAAACAGGCATTGGAAGAAGGCAAGTCCGATGTGGGTTGGGGCAGCCAAATCCGCTCATACGTCTTGGACTCCTCGCGCATCAAAGACTTGCGCACAGGCTACGAAGTCGGCAACACCAAAGCCGTATTGGACGGCGATTTGGACGGCTTCATCGAAGCCAGCCTGAAACAAGGCGTGTAA
- a CDS encoding dihydrofolate reductase produces MQKITLIAAYAAHRCIGINNTMPWHLPEDFAFFKTYTTGKPVVMGRKTWESLPKKPLPGRRNIVITRQSDYLAEGAETVSELEEALALCADAEEIIIMGGAQIYAQALPYATDLRLTEVSLDVSGDAFFPEFSSDEWKEQLRETHISAKGIGYAFVHYVRR; encoded by the coding sequence ATGCAAAAAATCACTCTGATTGCCGCTTATGCCGCCCACCGTTGTATCGGCATCAACAACACCATGCCTTGGCATCTGCCCGAAGACTTTGCCTTTTTCAAAACCTATACCACGGGCAAACCGGTCGTCATGGGGCGTAAAACATGGGAATCCCTTCCTAAGAAACCCTTACCCGGCCGCCGCAATATCGTTATTACCCGTCAGTCGGATTATCTTGCCGAAGGGGCGGAAACCGTTTCCGAGCTGGAAGAAGCATTGGCATTGTGTGCGGATGCCGAAGAAATCATCATCATGGGCGGTGCGCAGATTTACGCCCAAGCCCTACCGTATGCAACCGATTTGCGCCTAACCGAGGTGTCGCTCGATGTATCCGGAGACGCTTTTTTCCCTGAATTTTCATCGGATGAATGGAAAGAGCAGTTGCGTGAAACACACATAAGCGCGAAAGGTATCGGATACGCCTTTGTCCACTATGTCCGCCGTTGA
- a CDS encoding transporter → MTNSPIKQTVILLSAVFFSGAVHASGYHFGTQSVNAQGTANSSGAEAADASTIFYNPAGLSKLDSSQVSVNANIVLPSIHYEADSAQYYQGGDVSGSKSGKITKTTVVPHLYGAYKVNDDVTLGLGVYVPFGSVTEYEKDSVLRHNINKLGLTSIDIEPVVAWKANENHAFGAGLIAQYSKAELRKYSDWDASGAISQLASGLASRAAGRPVSVSAQGKSDGHAEVKGHDWGFGYQLAWMWDINDRARVGVNYRSKVSHTLKGSAEWEADGAYARRAWDLGALAARGYVPHEKASVKIVTPESLSVHGMYKATDKFNLFSDVTWTRHSRFNKAELVFENTKNVVNGKSDRTVITPNWRNTYKVALGGSYQVTDPLQLRAGIAFDRSPVKNAGYRMNSLPDGNRIWFSLGAKYHIGKNHVLDAAYSHIHINDTRYHTARATGSDVDSKGASGARFKNHADIVGLQYTYKFK, encoded by the coding sequence ATGACGAACTCACCTATTAAACAAACCGTAATCTTACTCAGCGCAGTCTTCTTTTCCGGCGCAGTCCACGCTTCGGGCTACCATTTCGGTACGCAGTCGGTCAACGCGCAAGGCACTGCCAACTCTTCCGGCGCGGAAGCCGCCGACGCATCGACCATCTTCTACAACCCCGCCGGTCTGTCCAAACTCGACAGCAGCCAAGTTTCCGTCAACGCCAACATCGTCCTCCCCAGCATCCACTACGAAGCCGATTCCGCACAATACTATCAAGGCGGCGATGTTTCCGGCTCGAAAAGCGGCAAAATCACCAAAACCACCGTCGTTCCGCACCTCTACGGCGCATACAAAGTCAATGACGACGTAACTTTGGGCTTGGGCGTTTACGTCCCTTTCGGCTCTGTCACCGAATACGAAAAAGATTCCGTGCTGCGCCACAACATCAACAAACTCGGCCTTACCAGCATCGACATCGAGCCGGTCGTCGCTTGGAAAGCCAATGAAAATCATGCTTTCGGTGCCGGCCTGATCGCCCAATATTCCAAAGCCGAATTGCGCAAATATTCCGACTGGGATGCCTCCGGCGCTATTAGCCAACTCGCCAGCGGCCTTGCTTCACGCGCCGCCGGCCGCCCTGTATCCGTCAGCGCGCAAGGCAAATCTGACGGACACGCCGAAGTTAAAGGCCACGACTGGGGCTTCGGCTATCAACTTGCCTGGATGTGGGACATCAATGACCGCGCACGGGTCGGCGTGAACTACCGCTCCAAAGTATCACACACCCTCAAAGGCTCGGCAGAATGGGAAGCCGACGGCGCATACGCCCGCCGCGCTTGGGATTTGGGCGCGCTTGCCGCCCGCGGTTACGTTCCGCATGAAAAAGCAAGCGTCAAAATCGTAACCCCCGAATCCTTGTCCGTTCACGGCATGTACAAAGCCACCGACAAATTCAACCTGTTCAGCGATGTAACTTGGACGCGCCACAGCCGCTTCAACAAAGCGGAACTGGTTTTTGAAAACACCAAAAACGTCGTCAACGGCAAATCCGACCGCACCGTCATCACCCCCAACTGGCGCAATACTTACAAAGTCGCGCTCGGCGGTTCTTACCAAGTGACCGACCCGCTGCAACTGCGCGCAGGCATCGCCTTTGACCGCTCGCCCGTCAAAAACGCCGGCTACCGCATGAACAGCCTGCCCGACGGCAACCGCATCTGGTTCTCGCTCGGCGCGAAATACCATATCGGCAAAAACCACGTCCTCGATGCCGCTTACAGCCACATCCACATCAACGACACCCGCTACCACACCGCCCGCGCGACCGGCAGCGATGTGGACAGCAAAGGCGCATCCGGCGCGCGTTTCAAAAACCACGCCGACATCGTTGGATTGCAATACACTTACAAATTCAAGTAA
- a CDS encoding N-acetyltransferase, whose amino-acid sequence MNITPLQACHIEPLSRALYQEWHDFAPWSSLEKIRAYYRKCLDGDGLPLAFAAASEDGRLLGSAALKRFDMEEFPQYEYWLGDVFILPEYRGKGIGRALIAYCLQTARSLRLPALYLYTPDVQAVYAKYGWREIATQWHNGETVSVMKLDLQVV is encoded by the coding sequence ATGAACATCACCCCCTTGCAAGCCTGCCACATCGAGCCGCTCTCCCGTGCGCTCTACCAAGAGTGGCACGACTTCGCCCCGTGGTCGTCGCTTGAAAAAATCCGTGCCTATTACCGAAAATGTCTGGACGGGGACGGTTTGCCGCTCGCCTTTGCCGCAGCTTCGGAAGACGGACGGCTGCTCGGTTCCGCCGCGCTCAAACGCTTCGACATGGAAGAATTTCCGCAATACGAATACTGGCTGGGCGACGTATTCATCCTGCCCGAATATCGAGGCAAAGGCATCGGACGCGCGCTCATCGCCTATTGCCTGCAAACCGCCCGCTCCTTACGCCTGCCAGCCCTTTACCTCTATACGCCCGACGTACAGGCGGTTTACGCCAAATACGGCTGGCGGGAAATCGCGACGCAATGGCACAACGGCGAAACCGTCTCCGTGATGAAACTGGATTTACAGGTCGTCTGA
- the murA gene encoding UDP-N-acetylglucosamine 1-carboxyvinyltransferase yields the protein MDKLKITANGPLNGEITVSGAKNAALPLMCAGLLTSGTLRLKNVPMLADVKTTQKLLQGMGARVLTDNIHEFEINGGTVNNTCAPYELVKTMRASILVLGPTLARFGEAQVSLPGGCAIGSRPVDQHLKGLETMGAEITIEHGYVKAKGRLKGCRVVMDVVTVGGTENLLMAATLAEGTTILENCAIEPEVVDLAECLVKMGAKISGIGTSIMTVEGVKELHGCEHSVVPDRIEAGTFLCAVAMAGGKVVLRNAAPKTMEAVLDKLVEAGAIIEAGDDWISIDMQQRPKAVDIRTVVHPGFPTDMQAQFMAMNAVAEGDSRVIETIFENRFMHVPELNRMGANITTEGNTAFVKGVEKLSGAVVMATDLRASASLVMAGLVAGGETIVERIYHLDRGYEHIEKKLGQVGAKIERVRG from the coding sequence GTGGACAAACTCAAAATCACCGCCAACGGCCCGCTCAACGGCGAAATCACCGTATCTGGCGCGAAAAACGCCGCCCTGCCGCTGATGTGCGCCGGACTCTTGACCTCCGGCACCCTGCGCCTGAAAAACGTACCCATGCTCGCCGACGTCAAAACCACCCAAAAACTGCTGCAAGGCATGGGCGCGCGCGTTTTGACCGACAACATTCACGAATTCGAAATCAACGGCGGCACCGTCAACAACACCTGCGCCCCCTACGAACTGGTGAAAACCATGCGCGCCTCCATCCTCGTGCTCGGCCCGACGCTGGCGCGTTTCGGCGAAGCCCAAGTCAGCCTGCCCGGCGGCTGCGCCATCGGTTCGCGCCCCGTCGACCAGCACCTCAAAGGCCTCGAAACCATGGGGGCGGAAATCACCATCGAACACGGCTACGTCAAAGCCAAAGGCCGTCTGAAAGGCTGCCGCGTGGTGATGGACGTCGTTACCGTCGGCGGTACGGAAAACCTGCTGATGGCGGCAACCCTCGCCGAAGGCACGACCATCCTCGAAAACTGCGCCATCGAACCCGAAGTCGTCGATTTGGCGGAATGCCTCGTCAAAATGGGCGCGAAAATCAGCGGCATCGGCACATCAATCATGACCGTCGAAGGCGTAAAAGAGCTGCACGGCTGCGAACACAGCGTCGTACCCGACCGCATCGAAGCCGGCACCTTCCTCTGCGCCGTCGCCATGGCCGGCGGCAAAGTCGTCCTGCGCAACGCTGCTCCCAAAACCATGGAAGCCGTGTTGGACAAACTCGTCGAAGCGGGCGCCATCATCGAAGCAGGCGACGACTGGATTTCCATCGACATGCAGCAACGTCCCAAAGCCGTGGACATCCGCACCGTCGTCCATCCCGGCTTTCCGACCGACATGCAGGCGCAGTTTATGGCGATGAACGCCGTTGCCGAAGGCGACAGCCGCGTCATCGAAACCATCTTTGAAAACCGCTTCATGCACGTTCCCGAACTCAACCGCATGGGCGCAAACATCACCACCGAAGGCAACACCGCCTTCGTCAAAGGCGTGGAAAAACTCTCCGGCGCCGTCGTGATGGCGACCGACCTGCGCGCCTCCGCCAGCCTCGTCATGGCAGGCTTGGTCGCAGGCGGCGAAACTATCGTCGAACGCATCTACCACCTCGACCGCGGCTACGAACACATCGAGAAAAAACTCGGCCAAGTCGGCGCGAAAATCGAACGGGTACGCGGTTAA
- a CDS encoding DegV family EDD domain-containing protein, which yields MPGSYALYRCAVLSTSSGSVDSMAGRDSTIHILHLNISFNHQWHADGSDVNNKEYCDWRTNHLDDPISTLPPCEDELFKTFNYLVEQGYYEAIVTTLSHKLSDSADVIRKMAAQFPQLKIHVIDTGTCCMPEGFFAMEAERLLRAGLPPQTVVSHLESLKPYCHIVFGLSSLKSLSLGGTLSRVGASFGDWLGLRNVLHFSQDNLERLETVTDDVKMFDSIIANTVSLMNDKPKDQFILGGLYTGDEERYQLFAERFFEKTGRRLGQGVPVSPVVAAHVGICGVGVGMVERIAAPV from the coding sequence ATGCCGGGTTCTTATGCATTGTACCGCTGTGCGGTTTTATCGACATCCAGCGGTTCAGTTGACAGTATGGCCGGACGCGACAGCACCATACATATTCTGCATTTAAACATTTCGTTTAATCATCAATGGCATGCAGACGGTTCAGATGTTAACAACAAAGAATATTGCGACTGGCGCACCAATCATCTGGATGACCCGATCAGCACGCTGCCACCTTGCGAAGACGAATTGTTCAAAACATTCAATTATCTGGTGGAGCAGGGCTATTACGAAGCCATCGTTACGACGTTGAGTCACAAATTGAGCGACTCGGCGGATGTTATCCGCAAAATGGCGGCGCAGTTTCCACAATTGAAAATCCATGTTATCGACACAGGTACCTGCTGTATGCCGGAAGGCTTTTTCGCCATGGAGGCGGAACGGCTGCTTCGGGCAGGCCTGCCTCCCCAAACGGTCGTCTCACACTTGGAAAGCCTCAAGCCTTATTGCCACATCGTATTCGGACTTTCTTCGCTCAAGTCCCTTTCTTTGGGCGGCACGCTTTCCCGCGTCGGCGCGTCTTTCGGCGATTGGCTCGGATTGCGTAACGTCCTGCACTTTTCGCAAGACAATTTGGAACGCTTGGAAACCGTTACCGACGATGTCAAAATGTTTGATTCCATTATTGCCAATACCGTCAGCCTGATGAACGACAAGCCGAAAGACCAATTTATCCTCGGTGGCCTTTATACCGGCGATGAAGAACGTTACCAACTGTTTGCCGAACGTTTCTTTGAAAAAACCGGAAGGCGGCTCGGGCAGGGCGTACCAGTATCCCCCGTTGTCGCTGCGCACGTCGGTATCTGCGGCGTCGGCGTGGGAATGGTGGAACGCATTGCAGCCCCTGTCTGA